The following are encoded in a window of Staphylococcus piscifermentans genomic DNA:
- a CDS encoding carbamoyl phosphate synthase small subunit, with amino-acid sequence MLAKRYLVFEDGSIYEGRKLGSDHLTKGEIVFNTAMTGYQETISDPSYTGQIITFTYPLIGNYGINRDDFESLVPTLNGVVVKEASTHPSNFRKQKTFDAVLKEFDIPGISGVDTRSITRKIRQHGVLKAGFTDHAEDIPELVESLKHFELSRDEVPTVSTKSPYVSTGFDLSVVLVDFGKKQNIVRELNARGCNVTVVPYNTSAEEIIRMAPDGVMLSNGPGDPEDVPEAIEMIKGILGKIPFFGICLGHQLFALSQGATSFKMKFGHRGANHPVKDLATGKVALTSQNHGYAIDADSVEQTDLEVTHIALNDQTVEGLKHKTLPAFSVQYHPEACPGPTDSNYLFDQFVSMMNEFKANEKERYTNA; translated from the coding sequence ATGTTGGCAAAACGATATCTTGTATTTGAAGATGGTTCTATTTACGAAGGCAGAAAGCTTGGATCAGATCATTTAACTAAAGGCGAAATTGTCTTTAACACGGCAATGACAGGTTACCAGGAAACGATTTCCGACCCGTCTTATACTGGCCAAATTATCACTTTCACTTATCCGTTGATTGGTAACTATGGTATTAACAGAGATGATTTCGAATCTCTTGTCCCCACTTTAAACGGAGTAGTGGTAAAAGAAGCAAGTACGCATCCAAGCAATTTCCGCAAGCAGAAAACATTTGACGCAGTCTTGAAAGAATTTGACATTCCTGGAATTTCTGGTGTAGATACACGCAGTATCACACGTAAAATCCGTCAACACGGTGTTTTGAAAGCTGGGTTTACAGACCATGCAGAAGATATTCCAGAACTTGTCGAATCATTAAAACACTTTGAACTGTCTCGCGATGAAGTTCCTACTGTATCGACGAAATCACCTTATGTATCAACTGGCTTTGATTTAAGCGTCGTTTTAGTAGACTTCGGAAAGAAACAAAATATCGTTCGAGAATTAAATGCGCGTGGTTGTAACGTTACAGTAGTGCCTTACAACACATCAGCAGAAGAGATTATTCGGATGGCGCCAGATGGAGTTATGTTATCTAATGGACCGGGCGACCCTGAAGATGTGCCTGAAGCGATTGAAATGATTAAAGGTATTCTAGGCAAAATTCCATTCTTCGGTATCTGTCTCGGCCACCAATTATTTGCACTTTCACAAGGTGCAACTTCATTTAAAATGAAATTTGGACACCGCGGTGCGAATCATCCAGTCAAAGATTTAGCTACAGGGAAAGTAGCTTTAACGAGTCAAAATCACGGTTATGCGATTGACGCTGATTCAGTTGAACAAACAGATTTAGAAGTGACACATATTGCTTTAAATGATCAGACAGTTGAAGGCTTAAAACATAAAACGCTCCCTGCCTTTTCAGTACAATACCACCCAGAAGCATGCCCAGGACCTACTGATTCAAATTATTTATTCGACCAATTTGTCTCTATGATGAATGAATTCAAAGCGAATGAGAAGGAGCGTTACACAAATGCCTAA
- a CDS encoding dihydroorotase, whose protein sequence is MLLIKNAKVLNNNGELTEASILVENDKVKEIAPEIAVGNEVEVIDAKGRFAAPGLVDVHVHLREPGGEHKETIETGTKAAARGGFTTVCPMPNTRPVPDTVEHLEQLNKLIADNASVRVLPYASITVRQAGSELVDFKGLADHGAFAFTDDGVGVQTAGTMYEAMQQAAKVNKAVVAHCEDNSLIYGGAMHEGKRSEELGIPGIPNICEAVQIARDVLLAEAADCHYHVCHVSTKESVRAIRDAKRAGIRVTAEVTPHHLLMTEDDIPGDNAMFKMNPPLRSKEDREALIEGLLDGTIDCIATDHAPHAADEKDQPMVKAPFGIVGSETAFPLLYTHFVKNGDWSLQQLVDYLTIKPSKIFDLPYGTLEEGKTADLTLIDLEEEREIKAEDFQSKSSNTPFIGYKVYGNPVLTMVAGEVAFKED, encoded by the coding sequence ATGTTGCTAATTAAGAATGCCAAAGTATTAAATAACAATGGTGAGTTAACAGAAGCATCTATCCTAGTTGAAAACGATAAAGTAAAAGAAATTGCACCTGAAATTGCGGTCGGTAACGAAGTTGAAGTTATCGACGCAAAAGGTCGCTTTGCTGCACCAGGCCTTGTGGACGTACACGTTCACTTAAGAGAACCAGGCGGTGAGCATAAAGAAACAATTGAAACTGGTACGAAAGCGGCAGCACGCGGCGGATTTACAACAGTTTGCCCAATGCCGAATACACGCCCAGTACCAGATACTGTTGAACACTTAGAACAATTGAACAAATTAATTGCTGACAATGCGAGTGTACGCGTACTTCCTTACGCTTCTATCACAGTGAGACAAGCAGGCAGCGAGTTAGTAGATTTCAAAGGTTTAGCAGATCACGGTGCATTTGCTTTTACAGATGATGGTGTAGGGGTACAAACAGCAGGTACCATGTATGAAGCAATGCAACAAGCAGCTAAAGTCAACAAAGCAGTTGTCGCACACTGTGAAGATAACAGCTTAATTTACGGCGGTGCAATGCACGAAGGTAAACGCAGCGAAGAATTAGGTATTCCAGGTATTCCAAATATCTGTGAAGCTGTACAAATCGCACGTGACGTATTATTAGCAGAAGCTGCAGATTGTCATTACCATGTCTGCCACGTTTCTACAAAAGAAAGCGTTCGTGCTATCCGTGATGCGAAACGCGCAGGAATTCGTGTCACTGCAGAAGTGACACCGCACCATTTATTAATGACAGAAGACGATATCCCTGGCGATAACGCTATGTTTAAAATGAATCCTCCATTGAGAAGCAAAGAAGATAGAGAAGCCTTGATTGAAGGTTTATTAGACGGCACAATCGATTGTATCGCAACAGACCATGCACCACATGCAGCAGATGAAAAAGACCAACCAATGGTTAAAGCACCATTCGGTATTGTCGGCAGTGAAACAGCATTCCCATTATTATACACACACTTCGTGAAAAATGGAGATTGGTCTTTACAACAATTAGTAGATTATTTAACAATCAAACCGTCAAAAATCTTTGACTTGCCATATGGCACATTAGAAGAAGGTAAAACAGCAGATCTTACTTTAATCGATTTAGAAGAAGAACGCGAAATCAAAGCAGAAGATTTCCAATCAAAATCAAGCAACACACCATTTATCGGTTATAAAGTATACGGTAATCCAGTATTGACTATGGTAGCTGGAGAAGTGGCATTCAAGGAGGATTAA
- a CDS encoding aspartate carbamoyltransferase catalytic subunit, protein MKQLVSMEDLTNEEIYSLIETAIEYKKGNKPNKFTDKYVANLFFENSTRTKCSFEMAERQLGLQEIPFETSTSSVKKGESLYDTCKTLESIGVDALVIRHPQNDYYKELDGLNIPVINGGDGSGQHPTQSLLDIMTIYEEYGNFDGLNVLICGDIKNSRVARSNYQALTALGANVKFAAPDEWVDETLDAPYVKIDDVIEETDIVMLLRVQHERHDGELSFDPHEYHEKYGLTLERYNQLKPEAIVMHPAPVNRGVEIDSDLVEAPKARIFKQMKNGMFLRMSVITHILNEKKEGVIFDVAN, encoded by the coding sequence ATGAAACAATTAGTATCAATGGAAGACTTAACAAATGAAGAAATTTACTCACTTATCGAAACTGCAATCGAATATAAAAAAGGTAACAAACCTAATAAATTTACAGACAAATATGTTGCAAACTTGTTCTTTGAAAACTCAACACGTACAAAATGCAGCTTTGAAATGGCTGAACGTCAATTAGGTTTACAAGAAATTCCATTTGAAACTAGTACATCATCTGTTAAAAAAGGTGAATCATTATACGATACATGCAAAACTTTAGAAAGTATCGGTGTAGACGCATTAGTTATCCGTCATCCGCAAAATGACTACTACAAAGAATTAGACGGCTTAAACATTCCAGTTATCAACGGTGGAGACGGAAGCGGTCAACATCCGACACAAAGTTTACTAGATATTATGACTATCTATGAAGAATACGGAAACTTCGACGGCTTAAACGTATTGATTTGCGGAGATATTAAAAATTCACGCGTAGCACGCAGTAACTACCAAGCACTTACAGCATTAGGTGCAAATGTTAAATTCGCAGCACCTGATGAATGGGTAGATGAAACACTTGACGCACCATATGTGAAAATTGATGATGTTATCGAAGAAACTGACATAGTAATGTTATTACGTGTGCAACACGAAAGACATGACGGTGAATTGAGCTTCGATCCACATGAATATCATGAAAAATATGGCTTAACATTAGAAAGATATAACCAGTTAAAACCTGAAGCAATTGTAATGCACCCAGCACCTGTAAATCGCGGTGTTGAAATCGACTCTGACTTAGTAGAAGCACCAAAAGCACGTATTTTCAAACAAATGAAAAACGGTATGTTCTTACGTATGTCAGTCATCACACACATCTTGAATGAAAAAAAGGAAGGGGTTATCTTTGATGTTGCTAATTAA
- a CDS encoding uracil-xanthine permease family protein, which produces MENEQMFERTVKPVLDVNEKPKPSQWAFLSLQHLFAMFGATVLVPFLTGLPISAALLASGVGTLLYILITKAMIPAYLGSSFAFITPIITGLSTHSLGDMLVALFMSGVMYVIIGILIKLSGIGWLMHLLPPVVVGPVIMVIGLSLAPTAANMAMFENSADMKGYNVTYLIVAMITLVTTLVVQGYMKGFFSLIPVLIGIIVGYIAATILGIVDFKPVMKASWLDWPHIYLPFKDYTPSFHMGLILLMLPIVFVTVSEHIGHQMVINKIVGRNFFEKPGLHRSIIGDGVSTMFASLIGGPPSTTYGENIGVLAITKIYSIYVIGGAAVIAIILAFVGKFTALISSIPTPVMGGVSILLFGIIASSGLRMLVESKVDFSENRNLVITSVILVVGIGNLMFDIHGVKVEGMALAALSGIVLNLILPKAKA; this is translated from the coding sequence ATGGAAAATGAACAAATGTTTGAACGTACTGTGAAACCAGTACTCGATGTGAATGAGAAACCGAAGCCGTCGCAATGGGCGTTCTTGAGCTTACAACATCTCTTCGCAATGTTTGGTGCCACAGTATTAGTACCATTCCTGACAGGATTGCCGATTTCAGCAGCGCTTCTTGCATCAGGTGTCGGAACATTATTGTACATTTTAATTACCAAAGCGATGATTCCAGCGTATCTCGGATCTAGCTTTGCCTTTATTACACCGATTATTACAGGACTAAGCACACACAGCTTAGGAGATATGCTTGTCGCACTCTTCATGAGTGGTGTCATGTACGTCATTATCGGAATTCTGATTAAGTTAAGCGGCATCGGATGGTTGATGCACTTACTGCCACCTGTAGTAGTCGGACCGGTTATCATGGTTATCGGTTTAAGCTTAGCACCGACAGCAGCCAACATGGCTATGTTTGAAAATAGCGCCGACATGAAAGGTTACAATGTCACATACTTGATTGTTGCGATGATTACTTTAGTTACAACATTAGTTGTACAAGGTTACATGAAAGGTTTCTTCTCACTGATTCCAGTATTAATCGGAATCATAGTCGGATATATCGCAGCGACAATCTTAGGTATTGTAGATTTCAAACCCGTCATGAAAGCCTCATGGTTAGATTGGCCGCACATTTACTTGCCGTTCAAAGACTATACACCAAGTTTTCACATGGGGTTGATACTGTTGATGCTCCCAATCGTATTTGTCACAGTCAGTGAACATATTGGACATCAAATGGTTATCAACAAAATCGTAGGACGTAACTTCTTTGAAAAACCAGGCTTGCATCGTTCAATCATCGGCGATGGTGTTTCAACAATGTTTGCGAGCTTGATCGGTGGACCGCCAAGTACAACATACGGTGAGAATATCGGCGTGCTGGCGATCACAAAGATTTACAGTATCTATGTAATCGGTGGAGCTGCAGTGATTGCAATCATCTTAGCCTTTGTCGGTAAGTTCACAGCATTGATTTCATCTATCCCAACTCCAGTAATGGGCGGGGTATCCATTCTCTTATTCGGTATTATCGCTTCAAGCGGCTTAAGAATGCTGGTTGAAAGCAAGGTAGATTTTTCGGAAAACCGTAACTTAGTAATTACCTCAGTCATCCTAGTCGTAGGAATCGGTAACTTAATGTTCGATATCCACGGCGTGAAAGTAGAAGGAATGGCATTAGCAGCATTGTCAGGCATTGTTTTGAACTTAATTTTACCTAAAGCTAAAGCGTAA
- the pyrR gene encoding bifunctional pyr operon transcriptional regulator/uracil phosphoribosyltransferase PyrR, translating to MSERIVLDEAAMKRTLTRMAHEILEYNRGTKDLVLLGVKTRGEFLAKSIQSKIQQIEDTTVPTGTIDITQFRDDLELPTPKISEKSFVIDVDITDKVVIIIDDVLYTGRTVRASLDAILLHSRPQKIGLAALVDRGHRELPIRADFVGKNIPTARDEAVSVYVKETDGRNAVIIE from the coding sequence ATGTCAGAACGTATTGTGTTAGATGAAGCAGCAATGAAACGTACGTTAACGCGTATGGCACATGAAATCCTAGAATACAATCGAGGGACGAAAGACCTTGTATTACTTGGTGTGAAGACACGCGGTGAATTTCTAGCGAAGAGTATTCAAAGCAAGATTCAACAAATTGAAGATACAACTGTTCCGACAGGCACCATTGATATTACACAATTCAGAGATGATTTAGAATTACCTACGCCAAAGATTTCAGAGAAGTCATTTGTGATAGATGTTGATATCACAGATAAAGTAGTCATCATCATCGACGACGTGCTTTATACTGGACGAACAGTCAGAGCTTCACTTGATGCGATACTCTTGCATTCACGTCCTCAGAAAATCGGATTAGCTGCTTTGGTAGACCGCGGTCATCGCGAACTTCCAATTAGAGCTGATTTCGTTGGGAAGAATATCCCAACTGCACGCGATGAAGCTGTTTCTGTATACGTTAAAGAAACAGACGGCCGCAACGCAGTCATAATTGAATAG
- the cas2 gene encoding CRISPR-associated endonuclease Cas2 produces the protein MRFLRLFIMFDLPVETSRERRDYRKFVKFLLNEGYVRSQYSIYCKLILNRGTLNHQLSKLKQNLPSNGIVQTLIVTEKQFSDMTYLVGEPSTKYDVNTTERMLEL, from the coding sequence ATGAGATTCTTGAGACTTTTTATTATGTTTGATTTACCCGTTGAGACTTCGAGAGAACGACGCGATTATAGAAAGTTTGTGAAATTTCTATTGAATGAAGGATATGTCAGAAGTCAGTATTCTATTTATTGTAAGCTAATTTTGAATAGAGGAACATTAAATCATCAGTTAAGTAAACTAAAACAAAATCTACCGAGTAATGGCATAGTACAAACATTGATAGTCACTGAGAAACAATTTTCTGATATGACTTATCTTGTTGGCGAACCTTCAACTAAATATGATGTAAATACAACAGAAAGAATGCTTGAATTATGA
- the cas1 gene encoding type II CRISPR-associated endonuclease Cas1, protein MSFRTVIITKESKLSLRMNHLIVKADELYKIPLQEILCLVIENPSISITGHLLNALADNKIITLLCDKKHLPSSFVIPIYGHHKQSRHITKQMNWKKEYKELLWQKIIKNKIAKQKQVIQYFYRNINVSFFDKYIRETQLNDCTNREGLAAKSYFNIILDSGVSRNSDEFVNAGLDYGYQVLLAVFVRTIVSKGYLSEIGINHKNEFNPFNLACDFMEVFRPLIDFLVLQNVYNHFEKEEKRAILNIFNEKIKINKKNYFLVNAIEIYLDGIFKFLESGEANYIKMPVFNF, encoded by the coding sequence ATGAGCTTTAGGACTGTCATTATCACTAAAGAATCTAAGTTATCACTGAGAATGAACCATTTAATCGTAAAAGCTGATGAATTATATAAGATTCCACTTCAAGAAATTTTATGTTTAGTGATTGAAAATCCAAGCATTTCAATCACTGGACATTTATTAAATGCATTAGCGGATAATAAAATTATTACGTTATTATGCGATAAAAAGCACTTACCTTCATCATTTGTAATACCAATATATGGACACCACAAGCAATCAAGGCATATTACCAAACAGATGAACTGGAAAAAAGAATACAAAGAACTACTTTGGCAGAAAATCATTAAAAATAAAATTGCTAAACAAAAGCAAGTGATTCAATATTTTTATAGAAATATAAATGTTTCATTCTTTGATAAATACATTCGCGAAACTCAATTAAATGATTGTACGAATCGAGAGGGATTAGCCGCAAAGTCTTATTTTAATATTATTTTAGATTCGGGTGTATCCAGAAACTCAGATGAATTTGTGAATGCGGGACTAGATTACGGCTATCAAGTTTTATTAGCCGTATTTGTACGTACTATTGTAAGTAAAGGTTATTTAAGCGAAATAGGAATAAACCATAAAAATGAATTTAATCCTTTTAACTTAGCATGTGATTTCATGGAAGTATTTAGACCATTGATAGATTTCCTGGTACTGCAAAACGTATATAATCATTTTGAGAAAGAGGAAAAGCGAGCGATTTTAAACATATTTAACGAAAAAATTAAGATAAATAAAAAGAATTATTTTTTAGTCAATGCAATTGAAATATACTTGGATGGAATTTTTAAATTCTTGGAAAGTGGAGAAGCCAACTATATTAAAATGCCTGTTTTCAACTTTTGA
- the cas9 gene encoding type II CRISPR RNA-guided endonuclease Cas9 (Cas9, originally named Csn1, is the large, multifunctional signature protein of type II CRISPR/Cas systems. It is well known even to general audiences because its RNA-guided endonuclease activity has made it a popular tool for custom editing of eukaryotic genomes.), giving the protein MKKTNPYILSLDIGTASIGYACMDLDFNILKYHDKDAIGVLTFEGADTAAERRGFRTSRRRKNRRIKRLGLLQEVLAPLVKNPNFYQLLNLHKWKNSNEDFKHRSLSEVLKNLGKNPKTYPTIYHLQQEIQNHPEKKFEPELIFLSLYHLVKYRGHFLFNNLSFDKGKTVDNEAQLSELLIQYQSINPYEDTISNKDIKVIIDTLNDDYLTRNDKFKDLKKKVSKSHAELFKMLAGLKFKQSNLFENMENAEDIKETTTGSDSISLSEDYYENLSEFLTDEQLNFIESANTFFMGIMLDRILKGASSISAAKVRDYDNFKNQLKLIKDIVYQNKYDKYHEFFVTSKENMNAYKKNPDAKNFGKLSKFDQYLIHPKDQYSKLMKDLKEIVPKAYTEVLNLIEEQKFLVLQNTIDNASIPYQNNVFEAVNILRNQQKYYPEITEEMIDKVINLITFRIPYYVGPITNKNGQSDFAWMVRKSDGQTLPWSFDKVIDKSKSAEKFIRRMTSKCTYLLEEDVLPKNSLLYQEMEVLNELNNVQLRGENEPKNRIHRLEPKVKQFIYHKLFQKKKNVTHKDIIELLQNSEYGSMINKLSGQKVKVFGTQNESKFATKLSTYNDMKSIFGSVESRRDMIEQLVLWITIFEDKAILKEKIQEKYPNITENQLSQIIKLNYSGWGRLSEKLLTEEVNNRSVIDLMYNTENNFMEIITDKTLGFVEFIKNSNKVKNAKISYKDVAELRTSPALKKGIWNAIKMVREISGIFGVPEKIIIEFATEDQVKGKRQKSRSELWDDLVKKHNLKRNKEFKDLFEELKVYPEFDFSNPKLWLYIHQNGKCMYSKQPIDLGKLISDKNDSLYEIDHILPRTFVKDDSINNKVLVIKSTNQKKSGDKMPLEIFDNHTLVPFWKLLHENDLISSSKLSKLMKKEFNDLDKEGFIQRQLVETRQIISHVSDFLTEEYPSTTVVPMKANVVSELRRKFDIPKIRQLNDWHHAVDAYLNGFVYQAARVLYPKVNLFEFNFKWEKVREKWKQLGEFTENNKQREFFLFKRMEKYVNEYGERMISKLIFDLDNFKFNYSRKVESTESAFYKQSAFSPKNTVALYESDKSNTAVYKEMKNKRGIVVSYAYLKKDKEIIDYGVFNETVFDYVNNLDKDMNARALKIVQKTFPKLDIKKAQYLFSLNKGDAIFVNSHPFLFVSAKERINAKQLEFDIHMQRKLKQALNPYNKMTELEKTEVYDQFAEKVVMEFENSFGIKSRNEKVELIRNQFNESDKSNEALIQCILEVLKMTKVSAERSAKLKIRWNGQSPNTFIDIKNNTEIQYKSITGLKTIKPKSIFKLAESKNEL; this is encoded by the coding sequence ATGAAGAAAACAAACCCTTATATTCTCAGTTTAGATATTGGAACAGCAAGTATTGGTTATGCTTGCATGGACTTAGATTTTAATATTTTGAAATATCATGATAAAGATGCGATAGGTGTTCTTACATTTGAAGGTGCGGATACTGCGGCAGAAAGACGTGGATTTAGAACAAGCAGAAGACGAAAAAATAGAAGAATCAAACGATTAGGTTTACTGCAGGAAGTGTTGGCGCCCTTAGTAAAGAACCCAAACTTTTATCAATTGTTAAACTTACATAAATGGAAAAATTCTAACGAAGATTTTAAACACCGTAGTTTATCTGAAGTATTAAAAAATTTAGGGAAGAACCCCAAAACATATCCCACTATTTATCATTTACAACAAGAAATTCAAAATCATCCAGAAAAGAAATTCGAACCCGAATTAATTTTCTTATCGCTTTATCATTTGGTTAAATATCGAGGACATTTTTTATTCAATAACTTAAGTTTTGATAAAGGAAAAACTGTAGATAATGAAGCACAGCTATCAGAGTTATTAATACAATATCAAAGCATTAATCCATATGAAGATACTATTTCAAATAAAGATATTAAAGTGATTATTGATACTTTGAATGATGATTATTTAACAAGAAATGACAAATTTAAAGACTTAAAGAAGAAAGTGTCTAAATCTCATGCTGAGTTATTTAAAATGTTAGCCGGTCTTAAATTTAAACAAAGTAATCTATTTGAAAACATGGAAAATGCGGAAGATATAAAAGAAACGACAACAGGTAGTGATTCAATTTCGTTATCTGAAGATTATTATGAAAATTTATCAGAATTTTTAACAGATGAACAATTAAATTTTATCGAGTCAGCTAATACTTTTTTTATGGGGATTATGTTAGATAGGATTTTAAAAGGGGCATCCAGTATATCTGCAGCTAAAGTGAGAGATTATGATAATTTTAAAAATCAGTTAAAGTTAATCAAAGATATCGTTTACCAAAATAAATACGATAAATATCATGAATTTTTCGTAACAAGCAAAGAGAACATGAATGCATATAAGAAAAATCCTGATGCGAAAAATTTTGGAAAGCTTTCTAAGTTTGATCAATATTTAATTCATCCTAAAGATCAATATTCCAAATTAATGAAAGATTTAAAAGAAATTGTACCTAAAGCGTATACTGAAGTTTTAAATTTAATAGAAGAACAAAAATTCTTAGTGTTGCAAAATACAATTGATAATGCGAGTATACCGTATCAAAATAATGTGTTTGAAGCGGTAAATATACTTAGAAATCAACAAAAATATTATCCAGAAATTACTGAAGAGATGATTGATAAAGTCATTAATTTAATTACATTTAGAATTCCATATTATGTAGGTCCGATCACTAACAAAAATGGACAATCTGATTTTGCATGGATGGTACGAAAATCAGATGGACAAACTTTACCTTGGAGCTTTGATAAAGTTATTGATAAATCTAAAAGTGCTGAAAAATTCATTAGACGTATGACGAGTAAATGTACTTATTTATTAGAAGAAGATGTATTACCTAAAAATAGTCTATTATATCAAGAGATGGAAGTTTTAAATGAACTTAATAACGTTCAACTTCGAGGCGAAAATGAACCAAAAAATCGAATTCATAGACTCGAACCTAAAGTAAAACAATTTATCTATCATAAGCTGTTTCAAAAGAAAAAGAATGTAACGCACAAAGACATAATTGAATTACTTCAAAACTCTGAATACGGAAGTATGATAAACAAACTAAGTGGCCAAAAAGTTAAAGTGTTTGGTACCCAAAATGAATCTAAATTTGCGACTAAACTTTCTACGTACAATGATATGAAATCTATCTTTGGTTCTGTTGAAAGTAGAAGAGACATGATTGAGCAATTAGTTTTATGGATTACTATTTTTGAAGACAAAGCAATATTGAAAGAGAAAATTCAAGAGAAGTATCCTAATATTACAGAAAACCAGCTTAGCCAAATCATCAAATTGAATTACTCTGGCTGGGGGCGTCTCAGTGAAAAGCTGTTAACTGAAGAAGTGAATAATCGCTCTGTAATTGATTTAATGTATAATACAGAAAATAACTTTATGGAAATTATCACAGATAAAACTTTAGGATTTGTTGAATTTATCAAAAATAGCAATAAAGTCAAAAACGCCAAAATTTCTTATAAAGATGTTGCTGAGTTGAGAACTTCACCAGCGCTTAAAAAAGGTATTTGGAATGCGATAAAAATGGTGAGAGAAATTAGCGGAATATTCGGTGTGCCTGAGAAAATCATTATTGAGTTTGCGACAGAAGATCAAGTGAAGGGTAAACGCCAAAAATCACGTAGTGAACTGTGGGATGATTTAGTTAAAAAGCATAACTTGAAACGAAATAAAGAATTCAAAGACTTATTTGAAGAGCTTAAAGTATATCCTGAGTTTGATTTTTCAAATCCAAAATTATGGTTATATATTCATCAGAATGGTAAGTGCATGTATTCAAAGCAACCTATTGATTTAGGAAAGCTGATTTCTGATAAAAATGATAGTCTGTATGAAATTGATCATATTCTACCGAGAACCTTTGTAAAAGATGATAGTATCAATAATAAAGTGCTTGTTATAAAAAGCACTAACCAGAAAAAGTCAGGCGATAAAATGCCTTTAGAAATCTTTGATAATCATACACTCGTCCCATTTTGGAAACTATTGCATGAAAATGATTTGATTAGCAGCAGCAAGCTTTCTAAACTGATGAAAAAAGAGTTTAATGATTTAGATAAAGAAGGATTTATTCAAAGACAGCTTGTTGAGACAAGACAAATCATTTCACATGTTAGCGACTTCTTGACAGAAGAATATCCATCAACAACAGTAGTGCCTATGAAGGCAAATGTGGTTTCTGAACTTCGACGAAAATTTGATATTCCTAAAATTCGTCAACTTAATGATTGGCATCATGCAGTTGATGCATATTTAAATGGTTTCGTTTATCAAGCTGCACGTGTCTTATATCCTAAAGTGAATTTATTTGAATTCAACTTTAAGTGGGAAAAGGTACGAGAAAAATGGAAACAATTAGGCGAGTTTACTGAGAATAATAAACAACGTGAATTCTTCTTATTCAAGCGTATGGAAAAATATGTCAATGAATATGGAGAAAGGATGATTTCGAAATTAATTTTTGATTTAGATAATTTTAAATTCAATTATTCCAGAAAAGTGGAAAGTACAGAAAGTGCGTTCTACAAACAAAGTGCTTTTTCTCCTAAAAATACGGTCGCACTGTATGAGTCGGATAAAAGTAATACAGCTGTATATAAAGAAATGAAAAATAAACGCGGTATTGTAGTGAGTTATGCTTATTTAAAAAAAGATAAAGAAATCATAGATTATGGTGTTTTTAATGAAACAGTATTTGATTATGTCAATAATCTCGATAAAGATATGAATGCTCGTGCATTGAAAATTGTTCAAAAGACATTTCCAAAATTAGACATTAAAAAAGCACAGTATCTATTTAGTCTGAATAAAGGCGATGCAATCTTTGTAAATAGCCATCCATTCTTATTTGTTTCAGCGAAAGAGCGAATTAATGCTAAGCAATTAGAGTTTGATATTCATATGCAGCGAAAGTTAAAACAAGCACTCAATCCATATAATAAAATGACTGAATTAGAAAAAACCGAGGTATATGATCAATTTGCAGAAAAAGTAGTTATGGAATTTGAAAATAGCTTTGGTATAAAGTCTAGAAATGAAAAAGTTGAGTTAATAAGAAATCAATTTAATGAATCTGATAAATCTAATGAAGCGTTAATCCAATGTATTTTGGAAGTGTTAAAAATGACTAAAGTCTCAGCTGAGAGATCGGCTAAATTGAAAATAAGATGGAACGGACAATCCCCTAATACATTTATAGATATTAAAAATAATACTGAAATACAATACAAATCTATTACAGGATTAAAAACTATCAAGCCTAAATCAATTTTCAAACTTGCGGAGTCTAAAAATGAGCTTTAG